Within the Syntrophorhabdus sp. genome, the region TTGACCGCTCTCTCATAGAGGCGCTCACAGACCCTCTCATCCATATCATACGGAATTCCGTCGACCACGGCATCGAGCTGCCCGAAGAGCGCACGGCGAATGGGAAACGGGCCAAGGGCCTTCTTTCCATCAGGGCCTACAACGAGGGCAACCACGTCATCATCGAGGTGTACGACGACGGGAAGGGCATCAACATCCAGGCGGTGAAGGACAAGGTGAAAGAAAAGGGGCTCATGAACGAGGCGGAGCTGGCAAGTCTGTCCCCGAAGGAAGCGATGAACCTCATCTTCATACCGGGCCTCAGCACGGCGCAGAAGATAAGCAAGGTCTCCGGCCGCGGCGTCGGAATGGATGTCGTCAGGACGAACATCGAGAAGATGAACGGACAGGCGCACATCGATTCCGAGGAAGGAAAATGGACGAAGCTCACCATCAAGCTCCCCCTGACCCTTGCCATCATGAGGGCGCTGATCGTGAAAGTGGCGGAAGAGCTCTTTGCCATACCCCTCAACACCGTCACCGAGCTTGTCAAGCTCAAGGAAGGGCTCATCAAGACGGTGGACAAGAACGAGGTCCTTGTCCTGCGCAACACCGTTATCCCCATTGTGGACCTCAGCAAGGCCTTCCTCATGCAAGGCCCGGAGGACGGCAGCGGGTACGTGGTGATCTGCTCGATCGGCGAGAAGACGATCGGCATCAAGGTCAACTCCGTCATCGGCCAGGAAGAGGTGGTCATCAAGCCCCTGGGAGAATTCCTCAAGGACATCAAGGGGATAAGCGGCGCGACGATACGGGGCGACGGTAAGGTGATCCTCATCCTCGACATCCCCTCGGTCATCCTCAACTACACCATGCACAGAAGGGCCACCGCCCAGGTCCAGGCCCAGCAGATACAGATGAGGAACTGAAAAGACGGTGGGAAAAGATGGTTAGAACCGTTTAAGCCGTTAGAACCGTTAGAACCGAAAAAGACCGAAGCCCCTGATAGCCGGAAGGCATCAGGGGTTTTTCTAACGGCTCTAACGGCTCTAACGGTTATTCTTACATTCCGCTCATCGATTCGTATTCGATTATCGCGTTGTTCTCGATGATGTAGAGGTCCGTGGATGTCATGTTGACGTCTCTGAGGTGGGTTTCCATCTCGTCATAGTTCTCCTGCTCCAGGGTCTCTATCACTGAAACGAGTTTGCCGAGGACGCCGTCGTGGTTGAGGAGGGCCCCGTTTATCTCCTCGGAAAGGTTGAAGTCGGTGAGGATGCTCTCCAGGGGTGCCTGGAAGAGGGCGTCGACGAGAGACAGGACGCCGGTGATGAATGCCCTGTCGGCGGCGGAGGTGTCGCGGGTTATGCGGGAGGCGAGGAGCTCCATGATCCTGCCCCGGATCACGGCCCGCTCGAACAGGGGGGCCGACCGCGTGTCGTATCCCTCGCCGGCGAAGAGGAGCAGGGTTACCCACTTCTGAAGATTGCGGTATCCCAGGAGAGATATCGCCTGGCCGATGGAGTTTATCTTGTTGGCCGTGTAGAAGGCCGCCGAATTCATGAACTGGAGAAGCTTGATGTGAAGCTCGGGGTTCTTCCTGAAGAGACCCTCGATGACGAAGAACTCCTCCTCCCTGGCGAGGATCCTTGAAAGGTCGAGGAGCACCAGCTGTGTCGGAGAAATGGACCTCGCCGATATTATCGACGGTTTTTCGAAGAAGTAACCCTGGAAGTAATCAAAGCCGAGGTCGCGGCACAACTCGAACTCCTCCTGGGTCTCCACCTTCTCGGCAAGGAGCTTGAGGTTGTGCCTCTTCAGTTTCCTCACGAGTTCCGGGAGTTGCTCTCTGTCGGTACCCATGAGGTCCACTTTCACGTAAGAGGCGATGCGGAACATGTCTTCGGGGGCGCCGTCATAGGAGACGACGTCGTCGAGGGCGAACTGGTAGCCGTTCCTTCTCGCCTGAGCGCAAAGGGCGAGAACCCTTTTGTCCACCTTCACCGTCTCCAGAAGCTCGAGGACGGTCATCCTGCTCGGTAGAAGCTCGACGATGCCGCTGTCGAGGACCCGGTCATCGACATTGATGAATCCCACCTTGTCTCCGATGAGCCGGGAGATGCCGATGTTGTTGAGCGTGTTGACCATGACGCTGGCCGTCGCGTGGACGTTGTCGGTAACGCCGGCCGCGTTGGTCCTCCCGCTCCGAAAGAGGAGCTCGTAGCCGAATATCTTCCTGGCCCTGTTCAGGATCGGCTGCCGGCCGATATGGACCTCAACGCCCTGGCCTGGCTCATCCTGCGGTTTCGTGGCACCGCTTTCGGTTGGGTTCCTTTTCATCGTTCTCACGTTGCCTTTACATATTTTATCGACTGGAATCCCGCTGACTAAAGGGGTCGGCGACGGGCAAAGGAAAAAATGTACAGGAGGGTTGACTGTGCCTGTTGGTTGTAGTATCCATAAGATTGGGCATACAATTTGCTAATGACTTAAGTCGGGAGAGGAACTTCCGATTATAGAGAAAAGAGGAGGATCCTGATGAATGAGGGAACAATACTACAGCTCGTGACATTCAAACTCGGAACG harbors:
- a CDS encoding EAL domain-containing protein; this encodes MKRNPTESGATKPQDEPGQGVEVHIGRQPILNRARKIFGYELLFRSGRTNAAGVTDNVHATASVMVNTLNNIGISRLIGDKVGFINVDDRVLDSGIVELLPSRMTVLELLETVKVDKRVLALCAQARRNGYQFALDDVVSYDGAPEDMFRIASYVKVDLMGTDREQLPELVRKLKRHNLKLLAEKVETQEEFELCRDLGFDYFQGYFFEKPSIISARSISPTQLVLLDLSRILAREEEFFVIEGLFRKNPELHIKLLQFMNSAAFYTANKINSIGQAISLLGYRNLQKWVTLLLFAGEGYDTRSAPLFERAVIRGRIMELLASRITRDTSAADRAFITGVLSLVDALFQAPLESILTDFNLSEEINGALLNHDGVLGKLVSVIETLEQENYDEMETHLRDVNMTSTDLYIIENNAIIEYESMSGM